One genomic window of Glycine max cultivar Williams 82 chromosome 16, Glycine_max_v4.0, whole genome shotgun sequence includes the following:
- the UGT8 gene encoding isoflavone 7-O-glucosyltransferase UGT8 — translation MKDTIVLYPNVLRGHLVSMVELGKLILTHHPSLSITILILTPTTTSSTTSVSCNSNARYIATVTATTPAITFHHAPFATLPPSTPSLPSHILSIELTRHSTQNLAVALQTLAKASNLKALVIDFMNFNDPKALTENLNNNVPTYFYFASCASFLSLLLRLPTIHQTVTREKVKDQPLQIQIPGLPTISTDDFPNEAKDPSSESYQSLLQVAENMRCSVGIIANTFEALEEKSIRALCKDGTLPPLFFIGPLISAPYEEDKGCLSWLDSQPSQSVVLLSFGSLGRFSRAQLKEIAIGLEKSEQRFLWVVRSRLDDADSMEELSLDELMPEGFLERTKEKGLIMRNWAPQVQLLSHDSVGGFVTHCGWNSVLEAVCEGVPMVAWPLYAEQKMNRVIMVKEMKVALEVNENKDGLVSATELGDRVRELMDSVKGKEIRQRVFEMKKRAEEAMAEGGTSCVTLDKLAIKLWKGNMIDI, via the coding sequence ATGAAAGACACCATTGTTCTATACCCTAATGTTCTAAGGGGACACCTAGTTTCCATGGTGGAGCTAGGCAAACTCATACTAACTCACCACCCTTCACTTTCCATCACTATCCTCATCCTCACTCCAACCACCACCTCTTCCACCACCAGCGTCTCCTGCAACTCTAATGCTCGATACATCGCCACCGTCACCGCCACGACCCCCGCCATCACATTCCACCACGCCCCCTTCGCCACACTCCCCCCCTCCACTCCTTCCCTCCCCTCTCACATCCTCTCCATCGAACTCACCCGCCACAGCACGCAAAACCTCGCCGTTGCCCTCCAAACCCTCGCCAAAGCCTCGAACCTCAAAGCCCTCGTCATTGACTTCATGAACTTCAACGACCCCAAAGCCCTCACTGAAAATCTCAACAACAACGTCCCCACTTACTTCTACTTCGCTTCATGCGCgtcctttctctctctactcCTTCGTTTACCAACCATTCACCAAACCGTTACTAGAGAGAAGGTCAAAGACCAACCGCTGCAGATTCAAATCCCTGGATTACCCACAATCTCCACCGACGATTTTCCAAACGAGGCCAAAGACCCTTCGAGTGAAAGCTACCAGTCCTTGCTTCAGGTAGCGGAAAACATGAGGTGCAGTGTTGGCATTATAGCAAACACGTTTGAAGCCCTTGAAGAGAAATCCATCAGGGCGTTATGCAAAGATGGGACGTTGCCGCCTTTGTTTTTTATCGGACCGTTGATCTCTGCACCGTATGAAGAAGACAAAGGGTGCCTGAGTTGGCTAGACTCGCAACCGAGTCAGAGCGTCGTGTTGCTGAGTTTCGGAAGCCTCGGAAGGTTTTCTAGGGCTCAGTTGAAGGAGATAGCCATTGGGTTGGAGAAGAGTGAGCAAAGGTTCTTGTGGGTTGTGAGGTCCAGGTTGGATGATGCTGACTCGATGGAGGAACTGAGTCTGGACGAGTTGATGCCAGAAGGGTTTCTGGAGAGGACCAAAGAGAAGGGGCTGATAATGAGAAACTGGGCCCCACAGGTTCAGTTACTGAGTCATGACTCGGTGGGTGGGTTCGTGACTCACTGCGGGTGGAACTCGGTGTTGGAAGCAGTGTGTGAAGGGGTGCCGATGGTGGCGTGGCCCCTCTACGCGGAGCAGAAGATGAATAGGGTGATTATGGTGAAGGAAATGAAGGTGGCTTTGGAGGTGAACGAGAACAAAGATGGGTTGGTGAGTGCAACAGAGTTGGGGGACCGAGTCAGGGAACTGATGGACTCGGTAAAGGGAAAAGAGATTAGACAAAGGGTTTTCGAGATGAAAAAAAGGGCTGAGGAAGCAATGGCTGAAGGTGGAACCTCGTGCGTCACGTTAGATAAGTTGGCTATCAAGTTGTGGAAAGGAAACATGATTGACATCTAA
- the LOC102667385 gene encoding beta-fructofuranosidase, insoluble isoenzyme 6 codes for MIAYSSDPSLKIIQWPSFRLASKIPLALDMAAQFPGKDSDLWRRICADEYSNKRKKDGSISCSLRKNRRSSIAGEEDKGGKTSRQLRKQAARKPANSSFNEDVEDLEGTNLNLLLDHGMFYASNSFFDYAKNRRILWGWSKECETTQDDYEKGWAGLQSIPRQVWLHKSGKWLMQWPIEEVEKLHDKQVSIMGEKLVSESTIEVSGIPASQVDVEVWFELPELENMEWLNESEVDPHLLCSEEYASRSGIIGMWPLVDLLHWIQLLVCGRWLIIGASSCRLGITKQYLGTHGLSFWSLQRGMKMSLLVKGR; via the exons ATGATTGCATACTCATCAGATCCTAGCTTGAAAATAATTCAGTGGCCATCGTTTCGGCTTGCAAGCAAG ATTCCCTTAGCACTGGATATGGCAGCTCAATTTCCAGGAAAGGACTCTGATCTTTGGAGGCGCATATGTGCAGATGAAT ATTctaataagagaaaaaaggatGGCTCAATATCGTGCTCTCTAAGGAAGAACAGAAGATCTTCTATTGCTGGTGAGGAGGATAAAGGTGGTAAAACCTCAAGGCAGCTGAGAAAACAAGCAGCTCGTAAACCTGCAAACAGTTCATTCAATGAGGATGTTGAAGATTTGGAAGGAACTAACCTGAACTTATTATTGGACCATGGAATGTTTTATGCTTCCAACTCATTTTTTGACTATGCCAAGAACAGAAGGATATTATGGGGATGGTCAAAGGAGTGTGAAACCACACAAGATGATTATGAGAAAGGATGGGCTGGTCTACAG AGTATTCCAAGGCAAGTTTGGCTTCATAAAAGTGGGAAGTGGTTGATGCAGTGGCCAATTGAAGAGGTAGAAAAACTACATGACAAACAAGTTAGCATAATGGGAGAGAAACTGGTTAGTGAATCAACTATTGAAGTCTCTGGTATCCCTGCATCACAA GTCGATGTAGAAGTGTGGTTTGAGCTACCTGAACTAGAGAATATGGAGTGGCTAAATGAAAGTGAAGTTGATCCCCACTTGCTGTGTAGTGAAGAGTATGCATCAAGAAGTGGCATAATAGGTATGTGGCCGCTGGTTGATCTCTTGCATTGGATACAACTATTGGTATGTGGCCGCTGGTTGATCATTGGTGCCAGTTCTTGCAG GCTCGGCATAACAAAGCAATATCTAGGGACACATGGTCTCAGCTTTTGGAGTTTgcaaag GGGAATGAAAATGTCTTTGTTGGTGAAGGGTAGGTGA
- the IF7GT gene encoding isoflavone 7-O-glucosyltransferase 1: protein MKDTIVLYPNLGRGHLVSMVELGKLILTHHPSLSITILILTPPTTPSTTTTTLACDSNAQYIATVTATTPSITFHRVPLAALPFNTPFLPPHLLSLELTRHSTQNIAVALQTLAKASNLKAIVIDFMNFNDPKALTENLNNNVPTYFYYTSGASTLALLLYYPTIHPTLIEKKDTDQPLQIQIPGLSTITADDFPNECKDPLSYACQVFLQIAETMMGGAGIIVNTFEAIEEEAIRALSEDATVPPPLFCVGPVISAPYGEEDKGCLSWLNLQPSQSVVLLCFGSMGRFSRAQLKEIAIGLEKSEQRFLWVVRTELGGADDSAEELSLDELLPEGFLERTKEKGMVVRDWAPQAAILSHDSVGGFVTHCGWNSVLEAVCEGVPMVAWPLYAEQKMNRMVMVKEMKVALAVNENKDGFVSSTELGDRVRELMESDKGKEIRQRIFKMKMSAAEAMAEGGTSRASLDKLAKLWKQS from the coding sequence ATGAAAGACACCATTGTTCTATACCCTAATCTTGGTAGGGGACACCTAGTTTCCATGGTGGAGTTGGGAAAACTCATACTGACCCACCACCCTTCACTTTCCATCACTATTCTCATCCTCACTCCTCCCACCACcccttccaccaccaccaccaccttagCCTGCGACTCTAATGCTCAATACATCGCCACCGTCACCGCCACCACTCCCTCCATCACGTTCCACCGCGTTCCCCTCGCCGCACTCCCCTTCAACACCCCCTTCCTCCCCCCTCACCTCCTCTCCCTCGAACTCACCCGCCACAGCACGCAAAACATCGCCGTTGCACTCCAAACCCTCGCCAAAGCTTCGAACCTCAAAGCCATCGTCATTGACTTCATGAACTTCAACGACCCCAAAGCCCTCACTGAAAATCTCAACAACAACGTCCCCACTTACTTCTACTACACTTCTGGCGCCTCCACTCTCGCTTTACTCCTTTACTACCCCACCATTCACCCAACCCTCATAGAAAAAAAGGATACAGACCAACCTTTGCAAATCCAAATCCCTGGATTATCCACAATTACAGCCGATGATTTTCCAAACGAATGCAAAGACCCCTTGAGTTACGCTTGCCAAGTCTTCCTTCAGATAGCGGAAACCATGATGGGTGGTGCCGGGATTATAGTAAACACATTTGAAGCCATTGAAGAAGAAGCCATCAGAGCGTTAAGTGAGGATGCGACAGTACCACCACCCTTGTTTTGTGTCGGACCCGTGATTTCTGCACCGTATGGAGAAGAAGACAAAGGGTGTCTGAGTTGGCTAAACTTGCAACCGAGTCAGAGCGTCGTGTTGCTGTGTTTCGGAAGCATGGGAAGGTTCTCGAGGGCTCAGTTGAAGGAGATAGCTATTGGGTTGGAGAAGAGTGAGCAAAGGTTCTTGTGGGTTGTGAGAACCGAGTTGGGTGGTGCTGATGACTCGGCGGAGGAACTGAGTCTGGACGAGTTGCTGCCAGAAGGGTTTTTGGAGAGGACCAAGGAGAAGGGAATGGTGGTGAGGGACTGGGCCCCACAGGCGGCGATTCTGAGTCACGACTCGGTGGGTGGGTTCGTGACTCACTGCGGTTGGAACTCGGTGTTGGAAGCGGTGTGTGAAGGGGTGCCGATGGTGGCGTGGCCTCTCTACGCGGAGCAGAAGATGAACAGGATGGTTATGGTGAAGGAAATGAAGGTGGCTTTGGCGGTGAACGAGAACAAGGATGGGTTCGTGAGTTCGACTGAGTTGGGGGACCGAGTTAGGGAACTCATGGAATCAGACAAAGGGAAAGAGATTCGTCAGAGGATTTTCAAGATGAAAATGAGTGCTGCGGAAGCAATGGCTGAAGGCGGAACATCACGTGCTTCGTTGGATAAGTTGGCTAAGCTGTGGAAACAGAGTTGA